The following are encoded in a window of Drosophila simulans strain w501 chromosome 3L, Prin_Dsim_3.1, whole genome shotgun sequence genomic DNA:
- the LOC6738805 gene encoding peritrophin-44, whose translation MDTRFLFISGLIMIPMISGALTFNATLICSLVVNGTKMNDPRACNAWVQCVDGIAVSGSCATGLFYDRESQKCLSSSSVKCLSSDPCAAVPTGFAADPYSCNGYYYCQNGKGTHGVCPTGMNFNSGTQDCIRDFPCPDKMDPDSYCNILPDGVFVKDTDSCNGYQMCWDGQVINGTCPGTFYFKASTAQCDYPQNVECDFVPVPDIIEKGVCPETGGFISDNKTCNGYYYCKDLGNGEFSLEHGVCSDGRFFLATDGGACVPRSKVKCGYDRCVGLGNSTIQLANESDDGCRGYSICQDGIVIGQGTCPQDEYFDEISQRCTTQVISYTACQISEGTTGTQVPSDTTTTITSTTIAVP comes from the exons ATGG ACACCAGGTTCCTCTTTATTTCCGGACTCATCATGATCCCCATGATATCAGGCGCCCTGACCTTCAATGCAACTCTAATATGCAGCTTGGTGGTCAACGGAACCAAGATGAACGATCCTCGGGCGTGCAACGCGTGGGTTCAGTGCGTCGATGGGATCGCTGTGAGTGGTAGCTGTGCGACTGGACTCTTCTACGACCGGGAGAGCCAGAAATGCCTGAGTTCCAGTAGTGTCAAGTGTCTGTCCAGTGATCCGTGCGCCGCTGTGCCCACCGGATTCGCGGCTGATCCGTACTCCTGCAACGGTTATTACTACTGCCAGAATGGCAAGGGGACGCACGGAGTGTGCCCCACTGGGATGAACTTCAATTCGGGCACGCAGGACTGCATCCGGGATTTTCCGTGCCCGGATAAGATGGATCCGGATAGCTATTGCAACATCCTGCCGGATGGGGTCTTTGTCAAGGACACGGACAGCTGCAATGGCTATCAGATGTGCTGGGATGGCCAGGTGATCAATGGAACCTGTCCGGGCACCTTCTACTTCAAGGCCTCCACGGCCCAGTGCGATTATCCGCAGAATGTGGAGTGTGACTTCGTCCCAGTGCCAGATATCATCGAGAAGGGTGTATGTCCAGAGACGGGAGGATTTATATCCGATAACAAGACCTGCAATGGCTACTACTACTGCAAGGACTTGGGCAACGGAGAGTTCTCGCTGGAGCATGGCGTGTGCTCCGACGGAAGATTTTTCCTGGCCACCGACGGCGGAGCCTGTGTGCCGCGATCCAAGGTGAAATGCGGCTACGATCGCTGCGTGGGCTTGGGCAATTCCACCATCCAGCTGGCCAACGAGTCGGATGATGGCTGCAGGGGCTATTCGATCTGCCAGGATGGCATTGTCATTGGCCAGGGAACTTGTCCGCAGGACGAGTACTTCGACGAAATTAGCCAGCGGTGCACCACCCAGGTCATATCGTATACCGCCTGCCAGATATCGGAGGGAACCACCGGGACCCAAGTCCCAAGtgacaccaccaccaccatcactaGCACCACCATCGCGGTCCCGTGA